The Thermococcus thermotolerans genome contains a region encoding:
- a CDS encoding PD-(D/E)XK nuclease family protein → MNFKPFEVRRDREQFQKILGRARIVISGVKQLEAGNFPNWIKPRWKDECEGCLFRPICDAVEAK, encoded by the coding sequence ATGAACTTCAAGCCGTTTGAGGTCAGAAGAGACAGGGAGCAGTTCCAGAAGATACTTGGGAGAGCCAGAATCGTCATCAGCGGTGTAAAGCAACTCGAAGCAGGCAACTTTCCAAATTGGATAAAACCGCGCTGGAAGGACGAGTGTGAAGGGTGTCTCTTTAGGCCAATATGCGATGCGGTGGAGGCTAAATAA
- the cas2 gene encoding CRISPR-associated endonuclease Cas2: protein MYVLIVYDVNVKRVNNVKKFLRQHLHWVQNSVFEGEITKAEFERIKATLRELIDEDEDSVVIYRFRSMPAREVIGVEKNPMGDVI from the coding sequence ATGTACGTCCTCATCGTCTATGACGTAAATGTGAAGCGGGTCAATAACGTCAAGAAGTTCCTGCGCCAGCATCTCCATTGGGTTCAGAACAGCGTCTTCGAGGGGGAAATCACAAAAGCGGAGTTCGAGAGGATAAAGGCCACCCTCAGGGAGCTGATTGACGAGGACGAGGATTCGGTGGTTATATACAGGTTCCGCTCCATGCCGGCCAGAGAAGTGATAGGGGTGGAAAAGAACCCGATGGGGGACGTTATTTAG
- the pdo gene encoding protein disulfide oxidoreductase, whose product MGLISDADKKVIREEFFSKMTNPVKIIGFIGKEHCQYCDQLKQLVQELAELSDKLTYEFHDFDSEEGRKLAEQYRIDRAPAVTITQDGRDMGVRFFGLPAGHEFGAFLEDIVDVSNATTDLMPDSKEELAKVDRDVRILVFVTPTCPYCPLAVRMAHKFALENAKAGKGRILGDMVEAIEYPEWADQYSVMAVPKIVIQVDGEDRVQFEGAYPEKMFLEKLLAALS is encoded by the coding sequence ATGGGATTGATTAGCGACGCGGACAAGAAGGTCATCAGGGAGGAGTTCTTCTCCAAGATGACGAACCCGGTCAAGATCATCGGATTTATAGGAAAAGAGCACTGCCAGTACTGCGACCAGCTCAAACAGCTTGTCCAGGAGCTCGCGGAGCTGAGCGACAAGCTCACCTACGAGTTCCACGACTTCGACAGTGAGGAAGGCAGGAAGCTCGCCGAGCAGTACAGGATCGACCGCGCTCCGGCCGTCACCATAACCCAGGACGGCAGGGACATGGGCGTCAGGTTCTTCGGCCTTCCGGCTGGCCACGAGTTCGGGGCGTTCCTGGAGGACATCGTTGACGTCAGCAACGCCACCACCGACCTCATGCCCGACAGCAAAGAGGAGCTTGCCAAGGTCGACAGGGACGTCAGGATACTCGTCTTCGTCACCCCAACCTGCCCGTACTGCCCGCTGGCAGTCAGGATGGCCCACAAGTTCGCCCTTGAGAACGCCAAGGCCGGCAAGGGCAGGATACTCGGTGACATGGTCGAGGCCATCGAGTACCCTGAGTGGGCCGACCAGTACAGCGTCATGGCCGTCCCGAAGATTGTTATACAGGTGGACGGGGAGGACAGGGTTCAGTTTGAGGGCGCCTATCCGGAGAAGATGTTCCTGGAGAAGCTCCTCGCGGCCCTCAGCTGA